From a region of the Bradyrhizobium diazoefficiens genome:
- a CDS encoding mandelate racemase/muconate lactonizing enzyme family protein, translated as MKITDVRAHQIRIPYDAGVASFRQGASAITALDMVLVEVTTDAGLTGWGDAFAYVCPRTTRSAVEEMIAPQARGLKVPDAAGIPAVMEQIQRNLHLFGRYGITMFAISGLDIALWDLAAKARGVPVHRLLGEIRRTAIPAYASLLRIGSPDHIAAECSKARALGYGAIKLHETTTPAVFAAREAIGPTIPLMVDMNCPLTAEQAIAFAIACRDARPMFLEEPVWPPEDFAALAEVRSRGGLDIAAGENACTEVQFRQMMEAGAVSHAQPSVIKVGGITEFLKIAALADRLGVKIVPHSPYFGPGLLATLHLLATRDDGFVEMFYLKREACLWGGRADSDATGHVAVPTGPGLGYEPDRGVMERYRVT; from the coding sequence ATGAAGATCACAGATGTGCGGGCGCACCAGATCCGCATCCCCTATGACGCCGGTGTCGCGAGCTTTCGCCAGGGCGCGTCCGCGATCACGGCCCTCGACATGGTGCTCGTCGAGGTCACGACCGATGCCGGACTGACCGGCTGGGGCGACGCCTTCGCCTATGTCTGTCCGCGCACCACGCGCAGTGCCGTCGAGGAGATGATCGCACCGCAGGCCCGTGGGCTGAAGGTTCCCGATGCGGCCGGCATTCCCGCGGTCATGGAGCAGATCCAGCGCAACCTGCATCTGTTCGGCCGCTACGGCATCACCATGTTCGCGATTTCGGGGCTCGACATCGCGCTCTGGGACCTTGCTGCCAAGGCCCGGGGCGTGCCCGTGCATCGCCTGCTCGGCGAGATCAGGCGCACGGCCATTCCCGCCTATGCCAGCCTGCTGCGGATCGGCTCGCCCGACCATATCGCGGCCGAATGCAGCAAGGCGCGCGCGCTCGGCTATGGCGCGATCAAGCTGCACGAGACCACTACGCCTGCGGTGTTCGCCGCACGAGAGGCGATCGGGCCGACCATCCCGCTGATGGTCGACATGAACTGCCCGCTGACGGCCGAGCAGGCGATCGCGTTCGCGATCGCCTGCCGGGACGCGCGACCGATGTTTCTGGAGGAGCCGGTCTGGCCACCGGAAGACTTTGCCGCACTGGCCGAGGTCCGCAGCAGGGGCGGGCTCGACATCGCCGCCGGCGAGAATGCCTGCACGGAAGTTCAATTCCGTCAGATGATGGAGGCGGGCGCGGTGAGCCACGCCCAGCCTTCGGTGATCAAGGTCGGCGGCATCACGGAATTTTTGAAGATCGCCGCGCTCGCCGATCGGCTCGGCGTCAAGATTGTTCCGCACTCTCCCTATTTCGGTCCGGGCCTGCTTGCGACACTGCATCTCCTGGCGACCCGCGACGACGGGTTCGTCGAGATGTTCTATCTCAAGCGCGAGGCCTGCCTCTGGGGCGGCCGCGCGGACAGCGATGCCACCGGCCACGTCGCGGTGCCGACAGGCCCCGGGCTCGGCTACGAGCCTGATCGCGGCGTGATGGAGCGATATCGCGTGACGTGA